In Chitinophagaceae bacterium, the DNA window CGTAACAAGACTTTTAACAGCGCTGTTTTCCCATCTTTAATTGTTTCAGATTCCGGTCTCCCGATGAACCCAAGAAAAATTTACTCGATTGTTCATGATGTATTGCGACAGGTGACAACAGTTGATAAAAAAAGTCCACATGTGCTACGACATACTTTTGCGACACAACTTTTAAATAATGGAGCAGAGATAAATGCGATTAAAGAATTACTGGGACATTCCAGTCTTGCAGCGACACAGGTTTACACACATAATACAATTGATAAACTAAAAGACATTTACAGGAAGGCCCATCCGAAGGCCTGATATTGCTTTAGCTTTTTTCTTCAAATAAAAAAACAAGTGAGCCATGAACGTGAAGATTCATTCCATCCATTTCGATACTGATGAGAAACTGGAGAGTTTTATTCAGAAAAAACTTCATAAACTGGATTCAATAGTCACCCATATAATTGATGCACAGGTGACATTAAAATTGGATCATAACAAAGGGACAGTAAAAGATAAGATAGCTGAAATCAAGATTCAGA includes these proteins:
- a CDS encoding ribosome-associated translation inhibitor RaiA yields the protein MNVKIHSIHFDTDEKLESFIQKKLHKLDSIVTHIIDAQVTLKLDHNKGTVKDKIAEIKIQIPGKTLFAEERSKLFEESVELAADSIIRQVKKHKEKIRN